Sequence from the Nocardia cyriacigeorgica GUH-2 genome:
GCCGGTGACGCCGGCCTCCCCGGTCAGTCGCTGCACCAGCGCCGTCGCCGCCGCGGCCACGCCCGCGTCATCGACCGAGCCCGGCGCGTCGACCAGCAACACCAGGTTCGGCTGGCCCTGCCCGAACTGGTCGCGCAGCACCTCGGCTGCCACCCCCGATTCGGCGCCCGGATCGTTGAATCCGCCGCCCTTCAATTTGTCGAACAGCGTCGAACTGCCTGCTCCGGCCAGCATGAGCAGTACCGCGAAGAGAATCAGTACGGCCCGTCTGCGCCGCATGATGAGATCGATCAGTCCCGCCGGCATCACTGCCTCCTAGTCGCGTCAGTGCGGGTGGATACACGACTCGGACGAAACAGCGCCCGCGGATGTGATGGTTTCGGGCGCCGCTGCGGCGCAGCTCACAGCTCCGGGAGGGACGCGGGCGATCAGCGAGTGGCCGGCCAGTACCGGCGCCAGGCAGCCGCGTCGAGTGGGGCCCTGGTGCCGCGATCGGCCTCGGCGGCGTCCTCGGCGGCGCGGATGGCGTCGGCGAAGGCGAGGGTGGCCTTGCGCAGGCGTTCCTCGGCGCTGTCACGGCCGCCGAGGCGGACCATGCGCAGGGCGGGCGGGATCAGATCCTCCGGCAGGCCGGCGCGTTTGCTGCGGTCGCGCACCTTCTCCGCCAGCGCCAGCGCGGGCTGGGCCATCGCGATGCCGTCCAGGCAGGAGCGGCGCGCCTTCTCCGCGGATTTGCGTTCCTCCCAGGCCTTTTCCTGGGCCGCGATCTTCTCCTCGACGCCGGCGTCCGGCGGCAGCTCGGTGGCGTCCAGATGGGGGCTGCGGTTGACCAGTTTGGCGACCAGCGCGGCGGCCACATCGTCGACGGTGAACTCCCCCGCCGCCTGCGCGATCCGGGAGTGGAACAGCACCTGCAACAGCAGATCGCCGAGTTCTTCCTTGATGGTCTCGGCGTCCTCGTGCTGGATAGCGTCGAGCAGCTCGTAGGTCTCCTCGAGCAGATACGGGCGCAGCGAATCGTGGGTCTGGGTGGATTCCCAGCCGCCGAAATGCCACAGCCGGTCCATCACCTCGACGGCCTCGGCGAGACCGGCCGCGAGCGTCGCGGTATCGGTCTGCACGCGCAGGGCGTCGGGCCCGGATTCTGGTGCCGAACTCATCGGGCGACCGAGACCTCGGTGGCGACGGTGAGATCGACCGCGCCCTGCGCCTTGCCGTCCAGCGCCAGCAGCAGATCGGCGAGGTATTGCAGCAGCGGCACATCGCGCAACCGGTCCGCGCCCACACTGTCCTGCACCCGCGGCAGCGGCACACCGACCACGCCGCTGGCCGCCTTGTAGGTGGCGCTGGGGTAGATCCGCTTGAGCCGCAGTTGCTTGGAATCGGGCAGGTTCAGCGGCGAGATCTTCACCGTGGTGCCGGTGACCGCGATCTCGGTGACGCCGTATTCGCGGGCCAGCAGCCGCAGCTTGGCCACCGACACCAGCCTGCCGACCTCCACCGGCAGCGGGCCGTACCGGTCGACCAGCTCCTCGACCACCGCGGCCAGCGTCGAATCGTCGTGGGCGGCGGCCAGTTTGCGGTAGGCCTCCAGGCGCAGGCGGTCGCTGGTGATGTAGTCGGGCGGGATGTGCGCGTCCACCGGCAGGTCGATGCGCACCTCCTTGGTCTCCTCAGTGGTGATCGGCTTGCCGTCGGCCGCGGCGCGATAGGCCTCCACCGCCTCGCCGACCAGCCGCACATACAGATCGAACCCGACGCCCGCGACGTGGCCGGACTGCTCGGCGCCGAGCACATTGCCCGCACCGCGAATCTCGAGGTCCTTCATCGCCACCGCCATACCGGCGCCCAGATCGGAGTTCTGCGCGATGGTGGCCAGCCGGTCGTAGGCGGTTTCGGTGAGCGGCTTCTCCGGCGGGTACAGGAAGTAGGCGTAGCCGCGTTCCCGGCTGCGTCCCACCCGGCCGCGCAACTGATGCAGCTGCGACAGGCCGAGCGTGTCGGCGCGCTCCACGATCAAGGTGTTGGCATTGGAGATGTCGAGGCCGGTCTCGATGATGGTGGTGCACACCAGCACATCGAATTCGCGCTGCCAGAAACCCTGCACGGTGCTCTCCAGGGTGTCCTCGTTCATCTGGCCGTGCGCGACCACCACCCGCGCCTCGGGTACCAGATCACGAATCCTCTTGGCGGCCTTGTCGATCGAGGACACCCGGTTGTGCACGTAGAACACCTGGCCGTCGCGCAGCAGCTCACGCCGGATGGCGGCGGTGACCTGTTTGTCGCTGTAGGCGCCGACGTAGGTGAGCACCGGATGACGTTCCTCGGGCGGGGTGAGAATCGTCGACATCTCCCGGATGCCGGCCAGGCTCATCTCCAGCGTGCGCGGAATCGGCGTGGCGGACATGGTCAGCACGTCGACGTGGGTGCGCAGCGCCTTGATGTGTTCCTTGTGCTCCACACCGAAGCGCTGTTCCTCGTCGACGATGACCAGGCCCAGATCCTTCCAGCGCACGCCGGTCTGCAACAGCCGGTGCGTGCCGACCACGATGTCGACCTCACCGGAGGCCATGCCCTCGAGCACCTCGCGCGATTCGGCCGGGTCGGTGAACCGCGACAGGCCCTTGACCGTCACCGGGAAACCGGCGACGCGCTCGGTGAAGGTTTGCAGATGCTGCTGGGCCAGCAGCGTCGTCGGTACCAGCACCACAACCTGTTTGCCGTCCTGCACCGCCTTGAACGCCGCGCGCACCGCGATCTCGGTCTTGCCGTAGCCGACGTCGCCGCAGACCACCCGGTCCATCGGGACCGGCTTCTCCATATCCGCCTTCACATCGGTGATGGCGGTCATCTGGTCGACGGTCTCGGTGAACGCGAACGCGTCCTCCATCTCCTGCTGCCACGGGGTGTCCGGGCCGAAGGCGTGGCCGGGCGCGGCCTGGCGGGCGGCGTAGAGCTGCACCAGCTCACCGGCGATCTCGCGGACCGCCTTGCGGGCCTTGCGTTTGGTGTTGGCCCAGTCGGAGCCGCCCAGCTTGGACAGGCTCGGCATCTCACCGCCGACATAGCGGGAGAGCTGATCCAGCGATTCCATCGGCACGAACAGCCGGTCGCCGGGCTGGCCGCGTTTGCCGGGCGCGTACTCGATCACCAGGTATTCGCGCCGGGCACCGCCCACGGTGCGTTCGATCATCTCCACGAAGCGGCCGATGCCGTGCTGATCGTGCACGACCATATCGCCGGCATTGAGCGCCAGCGGATCGACTTGATTACGCCTTTTGGCGGGCAGCCGCTTGCCCTCGGTGGGCGCGGTGACCCGGTTGCCGGTGAGGTCGGATTCGGCGACGACCACCAGGCCCGCGTCCTCGAAGACCACACCGTCGTGCAGCGAACCGCACAGCACCCCGACCACACCGGTCTCCGGTTCGGCGCCGGGGTCGAGGGCGGCGGCGGGCACATCGGCGTCGGCGAGGCGTTCGAGCACACGCTGGGCGGTGCCGTGACCGGCCACGACCACGACCGCGCGGCCACCGGTGGTGACGTGCGCGCGCAGTGAGGCGAAGATCGTCGCGACCAGCTCGTCGGAGCCCCGCGCGGCCGGCGCGGCCTGCACCGGGAGCACCACTTCGGACGAATCGCCGGAGGTCAGCGGGCTCAGCGTCCACCAGGGCAGATCATGTTCGGTGGCGCTGTCGTGGATCTCGGGCAGCGAACGGTAGGCCGAGGCGGCCAGATCGAGACCGTGCGCGCCCAGCGGGGCGTCACCGCCGAAGGAGGCCGCGGTCCAGGAGGCCTCCAGGAATTCCGCGCCGGTACGCATCAGGTCGGCGGCGCGGGTGCGGATCTTCTCTGGATCGCACAGCAGCAGATGGGTGCCCTCGGGCAGTTCCTCGGTGAGCAGGCTCAGCGCGCCGGGACGCAGCACCGGCAGCAGCGCCTCCATGCCGTCGACCGGGATGCCCTGGGCCAGCTTCTCCAGCATCTCCACCAGGGCCGCGTCGGCGGAATTGGCCGCCGCCACCTCGGCCGCGCGATCCCGGACCGCCTCGGTCAGCAGCAGTTCCCGGCACGGCGGCGCCACCACGACATCGATGCTCAGTTCGGGCAGCGAGCGCTGATCGGCGACCGAGAACGGGCGCAGCTCGCTCACCTCGTCGCCCCACATCTCCACGCGCACCGGATGATCGGCGGTCGGCGGGAACACATCGAGGATGCCGCCGCGCACCGCGAACTCACCGCGCTTGCCGACCATGTCGACCCGGGTGTAAGCGAATTCGACCAGGCGGGTGAGCAATTCGTCGAAATCGGTTTCGGTGCCCACGCGCAGCACGATCGGCTCGATATCGCCGAGCCCCGATGCCATCGGCTGCATCAGCGAGCGGACGGTGGTCACCACCACGCGCAGCGGCTCCGGGAACACCGGGTCCTCCGGATGCGCGAGCCGGCGCAGCACGGCCAGCCGGCGGCCGACGGTGTCCGCGCCGGGCGAGAGCCGCTCATGCGGCAGCGTCTCCCAGGACGGGAACTGCGCGACCGCCTCACCCAGGATCTCGGTCAGCTCGACGGTCAGATCGTCGGCCTCGCGCCCGGTGGCCGTCACCACCACCACGGGCTTGCTCGTCGCCACCGTCCCCGCCACGAACGCCCGCGCCGCCGCCGGCGCCACCAACTCCACCTGCGACGTGCCGACCAGGTCGGATACGGTCCGCAGCGCGATATCGGCGCCGGCCGCGGCGGCCAGGCCCGCCAGAGGTGGACGTGGGGCAGACATGCTCAACTCCTGAAGCGAACGGGCGAATCGACCGGCTCTGCCATTCTGCCGCTCCTCCGTCGCGGCGTGTTCGCGGCCCCCTTGTGGCCCACCGGGCTGCGCGCCGGTGCGCAAAATTACGGCACGTAGCGGCGCAGGCGACGGGCGGCGAACTCGCGGAAGTAGGAGAGCTTCTCCGGGGGGGACGATCGCCGGGAGCAGGAAGTACCAGGCGCGTTCCATGCGGGTGGCCATCTGGTCGATGGCCTCGGTGCCGACGGCGACGATGTGCACGCCGGTGGTGACGCCGTGCAGGAGCAGGCCGATGGTTTCCGGGTCGAGGTCGGGCATCAGGTCGCCCTGGGCGATGGCGCGCTCGGCCAGCAGGCGGTAGGTGTCACCCCAGGACTTGGCGATGTTGTCGCCGGCGGCGCCGCGGTAGTCGCCGATCTGGTGGGTGAGCTTGAGCATCGCGCCGACCATCGGATCGTTCATCGACAGATCGGCCACCACGTAGGTGATGCCGATGCAGGCCTCCAGCGCGGGCACCCGGGGATCGAAGAAACCCTGGCAGGAGCTGACCAGCCGCTCGTTGCCCTGGTCGACGACCGCGCGGGCCAGCTCCTCCTTGGAGCCGAAGTGAAAGTACAAGGCGCCCTTGGTCACGTTGGACTGCGCGATGATCTCGCTCAGGCTCGCGTTCGCATAGCCCAAGCGCAGAAAGACATCGGCCGCGCCCGCGAGGACGGAGTCGCGGGTGATCTCCGCGCGCGCTTGCCTAGCCATCAGATCCGCCTGTCATCCCAAAAACCAGCCATCCTGAAGTAGACCGACATCCCGAATTTGACCGACATACCGCCCGAACAGCACCCAAAGGATGGGTGAACCGTACCACCAGCGGGCCGTGCGGCAGACGATTCGAGTATGTGGTGCAAGCTCGTTCGCAATTCACCGGTTAACTTTCCCGGTCAGTTCTCGGTCCCGGCCGGCCACTCCGAACTGAGCTGTGGATCGGCCTCGAGGTGGCTCAGACCGTTCCAGCACAGGTTCACCAGATGCGCCGCCACCACCTCCTTCGACGGGGTGCGCACATCCAGCCACCAGGTGGCCGCGGTGGAGACCATGCCGACGAGCGCCTGCGCGTAGAGGGTGGCCAGACTGGTGTCGAAATCGCGGCGTTCGAAATCGCCGGCGAGGATGTGCGCGACCTGGTTGACGGCCTCGTTGAGCAGGCTCGAATAGCGGCCGTCGCCGGTTTGCGGCAGCTGATCGCGGACCAGGATGCGGAACCCGTCGGTGCGCTGCTCGATGTAGGTGAGCAGCGCCAGCGCCACCTGTTCGAGCCGGACCCGGGAGCGGTTCTGGGTGAGCGAGGAGGTGATCATGTCCAGCAGCATCGACATCTCGCGGTCGACCACCACCGCGTAGAGGCCCTCTTTACCGCCGAAATGTTCGTAGACGACCGGCTTGGAGACCTGCGCGCGCTGGGCGATCTCCTCGATGGAGGTGGCGTCGTAGCCGCGTTCGGCGAACAACGCGCGACCGATCTCGATCAGCTGCTGACGCCGCTGCGTGCCCGTCATCCGGGGCCGGGGAGCCTGGCCGCCGCGACGGGACTTGTCGCCGGGTGCGCCGACGCGCGGATTCTCGCCGGTCGTGGGTGTCTCGTGCATTGGCCTCCCTACCTACGCCGGCGAATGGTATGGGACAACTGTTCCAGACAGCTCGCGCGCGGGCGCAGTCGGGCGCACCGATCACGCCCACGGTTCGACGGATCCGAGGTCGGCATGCGAGTATCGTTGCCGTGCCGAGGCGCACTGGCGGGCGCGTGTGTGTCCCGTCGATGCGACAATCCGCCGTAGTGTAATGGCAGCACCTCTGATTTTGGTTCAGATAGTTCAGGTTCGAGTCCTGGCGGCGGAGCACCACTCGTTGGACCAGCACGATGACAGGCAGCCGAGGGAGATTCATGCCACAGCAGACCGCCGTCGTCGTTCTCGCAGCCGGTGCCGGGACACGAATGCGGTCGAAGACCCCCAAAGTGTTGCATTCGCTGGCCGGCCGCAGCATGCTCGCGCACGCGCTGCATGCGGCGAACGAGATCGACCCCGCGTATCTGATCACGGTGGTCGGGCACGACCGCGAACAGGTCGGTGCCGCGGTCGCGGCGGTCGCCGACGAACAGGCCCGCCAGATCATCCCGGCGGTGCAGGAGCAGCAGCTCGGCACCGGTCACGCCGTGCAGTGCGGGCTGACCGCGCTGCCCGACGACTTCACCGGCGATGTGCTCGTCACCTCCGCCGATGTGCCGCTGCTGGACGGGCACACCCTGTCGGCCCTGCTCGATGAGCACCGCAGCTACGCCGACCGGCCCGCGGTGACGGTGCTGACCTTCGTCCCCGAGGACCCCAACGGCTACGGCCGGATCGTGCGCGACGCCGACGGCCAGGTCGTCGAAATCGTCGAGCACGCCGACGCCACCCCGGAACAGGCCCAGATCAACGAGGTCAACTCCGGTGTGTACGCCTTCGACGTGACGGTGCTGCGCACCATGCTCGGACGGCTGTCCACGGCCAACGCCCAGCACGAGCTCTACCTGACCGACGTGCTGCGGCTCGCGCACGAGGCGGGCCATCCGGTGCAGGGCGCACGCCTGGTCGATTCGGCCAAGGTCACCGGCGTCAACGACCGGGTGCAACTGGCCGCGGCCGCGCGCACACTCAACCGCTACATCCTGGAACGGCATATGCGCGCCGGGGTGACTGTCATCGATCCGGCCAGCACCTGGGTCGACGCCGGGGTGCGGATCGGGCGCGATGTGACCTTGCGGCCGGGGGTGCAGCTGCTCGGCAACACCGTCATCGGCGAGGACGCCGAGGTCGGGCCGGATTCCACGCTCACCGATGTGATCGTCGGCGAGGGCGCCAAGGTGGTGCGCACGCACGGTGAGGGCGCGGTGATCGGGCCCGCCGCCACCGTCGGACCCTTCAGTTTCCTGCGGCCGGGCACCGTCCTGGGCGAGTCCGGCAAACTCGGAGCGTTCGTGGAAACCAAGAACGCCACCGTCGGCGCGCACTCCAAGGTGCCGCATCTGACCTACGTCGGCGACGCCACCATCGGCGAGCACAGCAACATCGGCGCGTCCAGCGTCTTCGTCAACTACGACGGGGTCAACAAGCACCACACCACCGTCGGTTCGCATGTGCGCACGGGCAGCGACACGATGTTCGTCGCGCCGATCACCGTGGGTGACGGCGCCTATTCGGCGGCGGGTACTGTACTGCGCAGAAACGTTCCGCCGGGGGCGCTCGCCGTGTCGGGTGGACCACAGCGCAATATTGAGAACTGGGTGCAGCGGTATCGTCCCGGAACCGCTGCGGCGCGCGCGGCGGCGGAAGCCATCGCGGCCAACGAGATGTCGAGTCAGGCAATCGAGCTAAAGGATGGCAAACAGCAGTGACCGCGTCATGGATCGACAATCAGAAGAACCTGATGCTATTCGCCGGACGTTCGCATCCTGAGCTGGCCGAACAGGTCGCCAAGGAACTCGACGTCCACGTCACGCCCCAGACCGCGCGCGACTTCGCCAACGGCGAGATCTTCGTCCGCTTCGAGGAATCGGTTCGAGGTTCGGACGCCTTCGTCCTCCAGAGCTTCCCCGCGCCGCTGAACGAGTGGCTGATGGAACAGCTCATCATGATCGACGCGCTCAAGCGCGGTTCGGCCAAGCGGATCACCGCGATCCTGCCGTTCTACCCCTACGCCCGCCAGGACAAGAAGCACCGCGGCCGCGAACCCATCTCCGCGCGCCTGGTCGCCGACCTGCTCAAGACCGCCGGCGCCGATCGCATCATCACCGTCGACCTGCACACCGACCAGATCCAGGGCTTCTTCGACGGCCCGGTCGACCACATGCACGCCCAGCTGCAGCTGGCCGAGTACGTCCGGTCGAACTACAGCCTCGAGCACATCACCGTGGTCTCCCCCGACTCCGGCCGCGTCCGGGTGGCCGAGAAGTGGGCCGACTCGCTCGGTGGTTCGCCGCTGGCGTTCATCCACAAGACCCGCGACCCGCTGGTGCCCAACCAGGTCAAGTCCAACCGCGTGGTCGGTGAGGTCGAGGGCCGCACCTGCATCCTGATCGACGACATGATCGACACCGGTGGCACCATCGCCGGCGCGGTCAACGTGCTGAAGGAGGCCGGCGCCGGTGACGTCGTCATCGCCGCGACCCACGGCGTGCTGAGCTCGCCGGCCGCCGAGCGGCTGGCCGCCTGCGGCGCCAAGGAGGTCGTGGTGACCAACACCCTGCCGATCACCGAGGACAAGAAGTTCCCGCAGCTGACCGTGCTGTCGATCGCGCCGCTGCTGGCCCGCACCATCCGCGAGGTGTTCGAGAACGGCTCGGTGACCGGGCTGTTCAACGGCAACGCCTGACCCTCGACGCTCTGACGGGCCCGGACCACACGGTCCGGGCCCGTCATTTTTTGTGTCCGGGTTCCCGCGCTCGGCGCGCCGATCGGCGCATACTGGCGAACGTAGACCGCCTGCTCCACCGCCGTACCCGATCGGACGAATGAGGAGAGCGCTATGACCACGCCGCAGCAACCGCAGGAACCCGGCAGCGGGGACCGGCCGCAGGACGGGGAACCGCGCGCGACCCCGCCGGAGCGGGAGCCGGGCACTCTGGAGCCGTCGAGCGAGTCGGGCGAGGTGACCGGTTCGGCGCCGGGCGAGGGTGCGGGGACCGCACCACCATCGTTGGACAAGCCGTCCGGCGGAACCGGGGCGCCCGGTGGTGAGGTGCCCGAGCAGGCGTGGCGGGAGCAGCCGACGGAGAGCGGGCCCGGACAGGCGTGGAGCGCGCAGCCGGGTGGGGTGGGGTCGACGTCCGGGCAGCCGCCGTCCGGGGAGCAGCCGTGGGGAACCAGCGGGGCACAGCCCTACGGTGAGCAGTACCCGCCGGGACGGCCCGGTGAGCAGTACCCGCAGGGACAGCAGGGCGAGCAGTGGGGCGGCGGGACGTCCGGGTACCCCGGATATCCCGGAGGCGCCTATCCGCCGGCGTCCGGCGGCCCCGGTGGTGAGGCGGGTGGCGGGTTCCCGTCGTATCCGCAGCAGTCCTTCCAGCCCTACGACGCCCAGCCGCAGCGCTCGGGCACGCAGGTGTTCTCCATCATCGGATTCGTCTGCGCGGGCATCTGCCTGCTGTTCTGCCCGATCCTGTTCGGGCCCGCGGGCATCATCCTCGGCATCATCGGGCACAACAAGGGCGAACCGCTCGGCAAATGGGCCGCGGTCGCCGCGGGTGTGGCGATGGCGATCGGGTTGATCCTCACCTTCGCTTTCTTCAACGCCGATATCGTGCCCGAGCAGAACTGATCCGGGCCGTTCAGCCGCGGGTAGCCAGGACCAGGGTGAAGCGGCTGTCGGGGTCGGTCCAGGCCTTGTCCAGGGTGAAACCGGCGGCCGACAGTTCGGTGTCGAGCCGCTCCAGGCGGAACTTGGCCGAGATCTCGGTGCGCAGCTGCTCGCCGCGCGCGAAGTCGAGCACCAGGTCGAGGTCGGCGACGGTCACCCGCATGGGTTCGGTCGCTTCCAGCCGCATCTCGATCCACTCGTTCTCGGCGTCCCAGACGGCGATGTGGCGGAAGTTGTCCGGCACGAAGTCGGCGGCGAGGCGTTGGTTGAGCACGTGCAGCACATTGCGGTTGAATTCGGCGGTCACCCCGGCGGCGTCGTCGTAGGCCGGGACCAGGATCGCCGGGTCGATCACGAGGCCGGCTCCCAGCAGCAGATGTTCACCGGGTTCGAGGACGTCGTGGATGGCGGTGAGGAATTCCGCGCGTTCGGCGGGCACCAGATTGCCGAGGGTGCCGCCGAGGAAGGCGATCATCCGGCGGCCGCCACGCGGCAGATTGTGCAGGGTGTCGGTGAAATCGCTGACCACGCCGTGCACCGCGAGGCCGGGGAACTCGCGCGCGACCTCGGCGGCGGTGGCTCGCAAGGCCGCCGCGGAGACGTCCTGCGGGACGTAGGTTTTCAGCGGCCCCTCGGCGGTCAGGGCCGTCAGCAGCAACCGGGTCTTCGCCGCGGAGCCCGCGCCGAGTTCCACCAGCACCTCCGCCTGCGCCGCGCGGGCGATCTCGCCGACCACGCGTTCGAGCAGCGCGCGTTCGGTGCGGGTCGGGTAGTACTCGGGCAATTCGGTGATCTGTTCGAACAGTTCGCTGCCCCGGGCGTCGTAGAACCATTTGGGCGGCAGCCACTTCGGATCGTCGGTGAGCCCGCGCCGGGCGTCCGCGCGCAGCGCCGCGGTGAGGTCGGCGTCGGTGAGATGGACTTCCAGCGTCGGTGCGGTCATGGCGGAATCCTTGTCGTGTCGCGGTGAACTCGGTGTCATGTCGTCGACTGCTGTCGCTGGGCCTGCGGGCATGTCGCGTCGTCTCGGGGCGCGTAGCTGTCGCCGCTCATGGACGCGCGTTCCCGGCGTCGCGACGATCGAGCGGTTCGACGGTCAGCCGGCCGGGTGCGGCGATGACCAGGCTGTGCTCGGGGATCGGCCGCCAGCGCGGGTCGGCGTCGTAGGGCTCGGAGGAAACGATGGCGTACTCGTCGGTGACCAGGGTCGAGAGCGCGTGCTCCCAGCTGGTGGCCCAGATCGTCGAGCCGTCACCGAGCAGGAAGTTCAGCCGGGCGGCCGGTGCGTGCGCGAGCACGGTGGTGAGTAGCAGCCGCAGCGCGCCGGCCGGGTCCGCCACCAGATCCGGCGGCGCACCCGGAGTGAGCAACCCGCGCAGCAGCACCCACAGCGCGGCCGAATCGGTGGCGGATTCGGCGTCGAGCAGATCGGCGGTCTGGAACATCCGGGTCGCGCCCGCGCGGGTGGCGGCGCTGTCCAGATCGGCGAGGGTCGCGGTGAGCGCCTTGCGCCAATTCGGGACGACGCCGTTGTGGCTGAAGGCCCAGGCGTCGTCGATGAAGGGCGCGCAGGCCGCGCGCTCGACCGGCATGCCGACTGTCGCGGAACGGACGGCGGCGAGGACGGCGGTGGACTGGATCTGCGGCAGCACCTCCTCCACGGCCGGGTCGGTCCAGATCGGTGCCGGATTGCGGTATCGGCTGACACGCACCTGGCCC
This genomic interval carries:
- the egtC gene encoding ergothioneine biosynthesis protein EgtC, with translation MCRHLAYVGPAAPVGDLLTRGVHALRTQAWAPRDMRGGGTINADGFGVAWWRRDDSGQVRVSRYRNPAPIWTDPAVEEVLPQIQSTAVLAAVRSATVGMPVERAACAPFIDDAWAFSHNGVVPNWRKALTATLADLDSAATRAGATRMFQTADLLDAESATDSAALWVLLRGLLTPGAPPDLVADPAGALRLLLTTVLAHAPAARLNFLLGDGSTIWATSWEHALSTLVTDEYAIVSSEPYDADPRWRPIPEHSLVIAAPGRLTVEPLDRRDAGNARP